Genomic DNA from Bacteroidales bacterium:
ATTTCTGCAAGTCTTGAAAGTTATCGTTTCCGTGAAGCGCTGAATGAAATGATGAATCTTGCACGTTTGGGAAATAAATATCTCGCCGACAGCGAGCCATGGAAAATATTTGCAACAGACCCGGAAAGGGTGAAAACAATTCTGAATATTTCATTACAGATCTGTGCAAACCTTTCGATAGTAATGGAACCTTTCCTTCCTTTCTCGGCCGATAAATTAGGCAGCATGCTTAATTTCCCAAAACTGAAATGGAACGATGCCGGTAAACCCGATTTACTTAAAGCAGGCTTCAGAATTGGCAAGGCAGAATTGCTTTATGAAAAAATAGAAGATGAAGCAATTGCATTACAGGTAAAGAAACTTCAGGATACGAAGATTGCAAATGAATCGAAAGAAAAACCTGTAGCTCCTGCAAAACCCGATATTTCATATGAAGATTTTGCAAAGCTCGACATTCGCACAGGAACTATCCTTGCAGCAGAAAAAGTTCCGAAGACGGATAAACTTTTAAAACTTGTTGTTGATACCGGAATTGATAAACGTACAGTAGTTTCGGGTATTGCAGCGAATTACGAACCCGAAAAAATTATCGGGCAGAAAGTAACAATATTGGTAAACCTAGAGCCCAAAATGCTTCGCGGAATTAAATCGCAGGGAATGATACTTATGGCCGAAAACGCAAAAGGAGAATTGTGTTTTGTACATCAGGAAAAGGATTTTGAAAATGGGAGTTGTATAAAATAATTTGGAAAAACAACGAGGGCGGCTCTGCAAATGCAGAGCCGCCCTCGTTTTGTAGCCCCACCAGGAATCGAACCTGGATTTAAAGTTTAGGAAACTTCCGTTCTATCCATTGAACTACAGGGCCAAAATTATTTTACAAAATTACACAAAATTAAATTTATATTGAAATTACTTTTTTCAAATATCTTCTTCCTGTAGCTGTTTTAAAATATTTTTCCCTTTTAACAGCATTTTCAAGTGTTTCAAAAGATTCATAATAAATAATTTCCCAAGGAATGAAAGGTTTTGTAGAAAATATTTTTCCTGAATTATGCTCTTTAAGTCTTTGCTCTAAATCTTGGCAGTGTCCTTTATAAAATCTGTGAAATTTTTTACTATATAAGACGTAAGAATAAAACATTGATAGAATTTTAGGAAACTTCCGTTCCCCGCCCGAACGACTGACGTGTTCAGTCGGGCGGGTATCCATTGAACTACAGGGTCAGCAGTGCAAAGATAAAAAAATATTTTATTGTAATAAAGTAAACATGAGGTATTCTTGGGTATTTATTAAGTTGGTAAGGATAAAAAAATATAAATTTGTAAAATGAATTATACAAAAAAACATATAATATTATTTTTTATTTTATTCATTACATTATCCTTAAATTTTTGTACTGCGCAGAATACATCGAAACCGGATTGTAAAATTTATTTAAATTTTTCAAACTATTCTTTTGAAATTACCGAAGGCTTTTCGCAGTTATATGATATAAGTTCTCGCTACGGAATATTATCACAGGAATGCAATTCATTTTTGAATTTTATATTTACAAACCCCGTGTTAAGCAATATCCTCTTTCCTAAAGAAATTGATAAATGCAATATTTATTACAAAGAATTTTTTAACCGCTGTCGTTGCGATTCTACTTCAAGAATAGATATATATTTACCATCTGGGAAAAAGCAGGAGATAAAAATAAAAGAATTTGATAAAGATTTGTTTGACATCTCATTATTAGAAATTCGTGATAGCGCTTTAAATGCATTAAATAAAGCTTTTCCAAAATACAAAATAAAAATAGATGTTTCATCAACACCCAGAATGCTTGATGAACAAAAAAAATATTTCAGAAAAGGCGCAAGTAAAACTTTATTATCAACACATCTGATAGGAGCTGCAGCCGATTTTAAAATATTTTTTAATGGAAGATTAATTGATCCGAAGAAAAATTCAAGAGGACTTTTTAGTAGCATAGTACCCTATCAGATTTTAGGTAAGTATATTATTGATAAAGGTTATTTCTGGGGAATAACATGGGATCCGGGGCATATGCAGCTAAAAAGAAAATTGGAAAATATCCTTATCGAATACCCGGAATTACAAAATAATGGAAACCTTATTACTTCATATTATAATATCGTTAAACTCGATAGTATACCTTTAAAATATAAACCTGTGATAGAAATCATGGATGAAAAATTTGGAATAAACGAAGTTAGAAAATACGATTACACTCAGCCCTGGGTTGAGGATACTTTGCTTCAGCCAATCGAAATAGACAAACTATTAAAAAATTAATATTAACATTTTTAACAAAATAGTTTTAAAAAAAGCATTTCAAATCTTGATGCTGATAATTGCATTAGCTATATTTGTTGTTCCCAAACATGCATGAAAACTTATATTGGTAAAATATTATTTGTTATTTCATTTCTATTATCAGGATTTCTAAAAGTACATTCTCAATGTCCTGTTGTTATTAACGAAGTAATGGTCTCGCCAACCGGGGGCATTAATGAAAATTGTTTTTATAATGCTGATACACTCAATGGTGGCAATCCTAATTTAGGTTTAGAGTGGATTGAATTATACAACGCAAATCCCTGCGATTCATTTGATATATCCTGTTATATGATAGCTTTTGAAACATCAAGCGGAACGGGGCAAAATTATGGTTCTTTTAAATTATTTGGTGTTATACCACCTAATGGACATTTTCTGATTGGAGGAAGCAATGTTCCAAATGCAGATATAAACACATCTTTAATAAATGCGTTACATTGTTCCAGTAAAAAATGGTGTTTAAATGACAGCGCCGGTTGGATAGGATTTTATGATATCAATAGTTTTCCAATTGATGCTGTTTACTGGAATATTGGCGGAACAGCTGCTGATTTATATACCTGGCCACAGTATACGTCGGATATAGAAACTCCGATGCCTTATTGTTCATGCTGTACTTCATCTTATTTTGAAAATCCCGGAACTTTTGCTGTTGCTGAGTATGCGGGAAATGTTATTCCTAACAGTTCAATTACATTTGCCCGTATTACCGATGGAAATCCTGTGTGGGGGTTTGGACCTGTAGACGGAACTCCTAATAATTGTAATGGCGGATCTTGTAATTCAGTATCTATTGGATTTACTTTAAACCCTCCAACTTGTGTTGGTGGTAATAATGGTTCGGTTTCAGTTAACATGGGTACAACAACAACTTTGCAAACACCATTTACATACAAATGGTCGAATAATGATACAGGTCAAACTATTTCAGGACTTACTGCCGGATTATATCGTGTTACAGTAACTGATAAGTGGGGTTGCGAATATATTGCAGATACAATTTTAAATAATCCTACTCCTCCCGATTTATCTATCTTGTGCGATAACCCTGTTTGTCCCGGTGATGATGTAACTCTTAATTCAAACATAAGCGGAATAACTTATAACTGGACTGGTCCTGATAGTTTTTCTTCAAGTTTTTCTTCGCCCGTAATTACTGCTTTTCAACAAATAAATGAAGGTAATTATTATCTTACAATTTTGAATTCCGATTCATGTATTCTTAAAGATACATTACAGATTTTATTAAAACAATTACCTGTTGTTAATATCGGTAATGATACAAATATTTGTTATCATCAGTCATTAAAGTTGAATGCAGATAACGGAAATAACTTTATTTACCTGTGGAGCGATGGTAGTACACTTCCACAAAATACAATAGTTGCCGATAATAATACCAGTGGTTTAAATCCTTTCTGGGTGTCGGTTTTGGTTACTGTTCCAAATTGTATTTCAGTTTCCGATTCAATATTAATTACATTGGAGCAATGTGAAGTTGAAGAAACGAATGTAATTACACCCAATAACGATAATATTAATGATAACTTTGTTTTTAAAGGCTTGGATAAATTTCCGAATTCGCAGTTGGTAATTTTTAACAGATGGGGAAGAATAATTTATGAAAATTCAGATTATCAAAATGATTGGAATGGAAATTCCTGCCCCGATGGAGTATATTACTATATTTTAAAGTTGTCCGAAAGTTCAGATAGAAAAGAAATCAAAGGATGGATAACAATAATCGGAAAAGAAAATTAATATTGATTTAATTATTTTCTTCTGAACAATATCTCTCAATAAGTTCAGCAGCTTTATTAAAACCAAAATTAAATGCCTGGTTCCAATCTTCGCAGGCACCTGTTTTATCGCCAAGCTCCGCTTTAACTATTCCTCTTAAATCATAAACTTCTCCATAATCAGGAATAATTTCAAGAGCTTTATTATAATCAACCAAAGCACCTTTTAAATCTTTAAGATTATATTTTGCCATTCCCCTGTAAGCATAAGCTTCGCCATTATCAACATCCAGTTCAACGGCTTTATCTAAAAGTTTTAGCGCTTCTTTATATTTTTTAAGATCTAACTGAATATTTCCCTTTTTTAAATAATCCTGTGAAGTAACTAATTTGGGATCTTCGCTGGTATTTGCATTTTTCTGTGTCTTACATGAAGGTGTTACTATAACAACCAACAATAAGAATATAGCTAAATGAAGAAATCGGTTCATGATAATTTTTTTTCAAAGATATTAAATAAAATAAATACCAACCAAACATATAATTTAAGTATCTTTAAATGGAAGTTTTTAAAAAACAATCATATGAAACAATAAACTTTTTAAACACAAACACCCCACACAAAATGAAAAAAATTTTAACATTAATTGTTTTACTTGAGTTTACATTTGTTACATACTCACAAATGCCTGTAAACTCTGCTTTTCAGAATACATACGATTCTTATAAAAAAGGAATGGTATTGAAAAACCGTCCGGCCAAATCAGTGGCTTTGATGAATAAATATGATGTGAAATTCTATTGGCTTGATATTAATCTTGAGCGAACATCAACTTACATTTCGGGAAAAGTAACAATAAATGCAAAAATTCAGAACACTGTACTGGATACATTTGAATTGGAACTGGTTTCGGAATTAACAGTTGATTCTGCAAAAATAAACGGAAGTTTGTGTACGGTAAATCATACTACTGATTTTGTTGACATTATTCCTTCTTCTGCATTGCCTGCCAATTCTGATATTTCAGCACAAATATTTTATCATGGTGCACCTCCTTCAGGTGGATTCTTTTCGGGAATATCGCATGGAACCAGCCAGTAGTGGGGCAATGAAGTGGTGTGGACTTTATCGGAACCATTCAATGGAAATCAGTGGTGGCCCTGTAAACAAGAATTATCAGATAAAGCCGATTCAAGCTGGGTATTCGTTACAACAGATAGTACCAACAAAGTAGGCTCGAATGGAATACTTACAAATGTTGTTAATTTGGGAAATGGAAAAGCGCGCTATGAGTGGAAGTCACGTAACCCAATTGATTGCTACCTGATTTCTGTAGCAGTTGCAAAATATGTTGATTATACTTTTTACTGTCATCCTGTTGGCGTTGATTCACTAATGGTTCAGAATTATGTTTACGATAATCCGGCTACTCTTAATAATTTTAAAAATATTATTGACAGTACAGCGCAGATGATAGAATTATATTCCCATCTTTTTGGTCCATATCCTTTCAGCAATGAAAAATACGGACACAGCATGGCTCCGCTTAGTGGTGGAATGGAGCATCAAACTATGACTACGCTTGGATATTTTGATTTTATGCTTACCTGTCATGAGCTGGCACATATGTGGTTTGGCGATAATGTGACTTGCAAAACATGGAGCGATATATGGATTAATGAAGGTTTCGCTTCATACGGAGAATACCTGAGCCTGGAATATTTGCATTCATTGGCTGCTGCTAATTCAAATATGCTTAGCGTTTATAACAATGTAATGTCGCAAACCGGCGGTAGTGTTTATGTTCCGCTTGCTGATATTACTGATGAAAACAGGATTTTCGATTCGCGTTTGTCATACGATAAAGGATCGGCAATTATTCACATGCTTCGTTTTGAATTGCAGGACGACACTTTATTTTTCAATATTTTAAAAACTTTTCAAACACAGTATAATAAAAGTGTTTCAACAGGAGATGATTTTAAATCAGTGGCAGAAACCTTATCAGGCAAGGATTTCACCGATTTCTTCAATCAATGGTATTATGGCGAAGGTTATCCCACATACAAAGTAACATGGACTCAGGCAAATGATACACTTTATTTTACTTCAACACAAACGACTTCGTCAACAGTAACGCCTCTTTTCAAAATGTTGATGGAATATAAATTGAAATCGGCTTCCGGCGATACGCTTATCAGGGTTTACCAAACCGATAATGTGAACAATTATAAAATCCCAATTCATAAAACTATTACCGGTATTGTGGTTGACCCGAATAATTGGGTTTTAAATAAAGTTGGTACGATTACAAATATTAATGAATTTGAGAATAACATTGATTTTGAAATATCACCCAATCCCTGTACTGATAAATTGAATATTAATTTTTCCATTCCGGAGAAAAGGAACAAAACATTTGTAATCACTGATATTACCGGGCGTTTGATAAAAACACTTAACGGTAATTCCGATAAGCAGGAAATAAATATTGAAGATTTGAGTAAAGGAATTTATTTTCTAAAAATCAGTAATGGCAATAGTTTTATTATAAAGAAATTTGTTAAAGAATAATTTTTTTATAGAATCATATTCAATTATTAAGTAAGAAAATTTCTTTCTTATTACAATCATTTACTAAAAGCTTTTGTAGTTCTATCTTTTGTGGGATATAAAATTCTTTTTTCATATCTTTGTTAAATAAATATATAGATAGATAAGAAAAATTAAGCCTTTTATTTAGAATTATGAAAAAAAAATATGGAATTCTGTTTTTCGTTTTTACGATATTTTCTTTTTCGGGATTTGCACAACAATCTAAAACCGGGATTGGTTTTTATGGAGGT
This window encodes:
- a CDS encoding tetratricopeptide repeat protein, with translation MNRFLHLAIFLLLVVIVTPSCKTQKNANTSEDPKLVTSQDYLKKGNIQLDLKKYKEALKLLDKAVELDVDNGEAYAYRGMAKYNLKDLKGALVDYNKALEIIPDYGEVYDLRGIVKAELGDKTGACEDWNQAFNFGFNKAAELIERYCSEENN
- a CDS encoding M1 family aminopeptidase — protein: MWTLSEPFNGNQWWPCKQELSDKADSSWVFVTTDSTNKVGSNGILTNVVNLGNGKARYEWKSRNPIDCYLISVAVAKYVDYTFYCHPVGVDSLMVQNYVYDNPATLNNFKNIIDSTAQMIELYSHLFGPYPFSNEKYGHSMAPLSGGMEHQTMTTLGYFDFMLTCHELAHMWFGDNVTCKTWSDIWINEGFASYGEYLSLEYLHSLAAANSNMLSVYNNVMSQTGGSVYVPLADITDENRIFDSRLSYDKGSAIIHMLRFELQDDTLFFNILKTFQTQYNKSVSTGDDFKSVAETLSGKDFTDFFNQWYYGEGYPTYKVTWTQANDTLYFTSTQTTSSTVTPLFKMLMEYKLKSASGDTLIRVYQTDNVNNYKIPIHKTITGIVVDPNNWVLNKVGTITNINEFENNIDFEISPNPCTDKLNINFSIPEKRNKTFVITDITGRLIKTLNGNSDKQEINIEDLSKGIYFLKISNGNSFIIKKFVKE
- a CDS encoding GIY-YIG nuclease family protein, producing the protein MFYSYVLYSKKFHRFYKGHCQDLEQRLKEHNSGKIFSTKPFIPWEIIYYESFETLENAVKREKYFKTATGRRYLKKVISI
- a CDS encoding gliding motility-associated C-terminal domain-containing protein is translated as MKTYIGKILFVISFLLSGFLKVHSQCPVVINEVMVSPTGGINENCFYNADTLNGGNPNLGLEWIELYNANPCDSFDISCYMIAFETSSGTGQNYGSFKLFGVIPPNGHFLIGGSNVPNADINTSLINALHCSSKKWCLNDSAGWIGFYDINSFPIDAVYWNIGGTAADLYTWPQYTSDIETPMPYCSCCTSSYFENPGTFAVAEYAGNVIPNSSITFARITDGNPVWGFGPVDGTPNNCNGGSCNSVSIGFTLNPPTCVGGNNGSVSVNMGTTTTLQTPFTYKWSNNDTGQTISGLTAGLYRVTVTDKWGCEYIADTILNNPTPPDLSILCDNPVCPGDDVTLNSNISGITYNWTGPDSFSSSFSSPVITAFQQINEGNYYLTILNSDSCILKDTLQILLKQLPVVNIGNDTNICYHQSLKLNADNGNNFIYLWSDGSTLPQNTIVADNNTSGLNPFWVSVLVTVPNCISVSDSILITLEQCEVEETNVITPNNDNINDNFVFKGLDKFPNSQLVIFNRWGRIIYENSDYQNDWNGNSCPDGVYYYILKLSESSDRKEIKGWITIIGKEN